A portion of the Streptomyces sp. YPW6 genome contains these proteins:
- a CDS encoding MFS transporter, which produces MTVDIETRPLPAARNARAAVAVLFFTNGALFANLLPRYPQIKEDLAIGNGAYGLAVAAFPAGAITAGLAAGVLVRRMGSARVAVLGTLLTGAGILAAGLAPSVALFAVSLFLAGAMDALTDVAQNAHGLRVQRLYGRSILNSFHAIWSIGAVTGGLMAAGAMSLGLSLGVHLAGSAAVLVAAAVAALRFCLPGPDNGPEETGREALGAKGARGTSRVRFVLAALVLIATAGTLVEDAGNSWAALYLSDALHASAALAAWGFIALVGAQFIGRVIGDRLVDRFGQRAVARSGGLITAAGMGLALAVPTLPGTVLGFALAGFGVATLVPAAMHEADVLPGLKPGSGLTIVSWLMRLGFLLSPSVVGQVADAAGLRTGLLVIPAAGVLVVLLAGVLRPVAAEAQGGGER; this is translated from the coding sequence ATGACCGTCGACATCGAGACACGGCCCCTCCCCGCAGCCCGCAACGCGCGGGCCGCCGTGGCCGTCCTGTTCTTCACGAACGGGGCCCTGTTCGCCAACCTGCTGCCGAGGTATCCGCAGATCAAGGAGGACCTGGCGATCGGCAACGGCGCCTACGGCCTCGCCGTCGCCGCGTTCCCGGCGGGGGCCATCACGGCCGGCCTCGCGGCGGGGGTACTGGTCCGCCGCATGGGCTCGGCGCGGGTCGCGGTCCTCGGGACCCTGCTGACTGGTGCGGGGATCCTGGCCGCCGGCCTGGCCCCGTCGGTCGCCCTGTTCGCCGTCTCCCTGTTCCTGGCCGGGGCCATGGACGCCCTCACGGACGTGGCGCAGAACGCGCACGGTCTGCGGGTGCAGCGGCTCTACGGACGGTCCATCCTCAATTCCTTCCACGCGATCTGGTCCATCGGCGCCGTCACCGGCGGCCTGATGGCGGCGGGGGCGATGTCGCTGGGCCTGTCGCTGGGCGTTCACCTCGCGGGCTCGGCCGCCGTCCTCGTGGCCGCCGCCGTGGCCGCTCTGCGCTTCTGCCTCCCGGGGCCGGACAACGGACCGGAGGAGACCGGCCGGGAAGCGCTCGGTGCGAAGGGGGCGCGCGGCACCTCGCGGGTCCGGTTCGTGCTGGCGGCCCTCGTCCTGATCGCCACAGCCGGGACACTCGTGGAGGACGCGGGAAACTCCTGGGCCGCTCTCTATCTGAGCGACGCCCTGCACGCCTCCGCGGCACTCGCCGCCTGGGGCTTCATCGCTCTGGTGGGCGCCCAGTTCATCGGGCGCGTCATCGGGGACCGCCTCGTCGACCGCTTCGGGCAGCGCGCCGTGGCCCGGTCCGGCGGTCTGATCACCGCGGCCGGGATGGGTCTCGCCCTGGCGGTGCCGACGCTGCCCGGTACGGTCCTGGGCTTCGCCCTGGCCGGATTCGGGGTGGCGACCCTGGTGCCCGCGGCGATGCACGAGGCCGACGTACTCCCCGGCCTCAAGCCCGGCTCGGGTCTCACGATCGTCTCCTGGCTCATGCGGCTGGGCTTCCTGCTGTCACCCTCGGTCGTCGGCCAGGTAGCCGACGCGGCCGGCCTGCGCACCGGCCTGCTGGTGATCCCCGCCGCCGGAGTGCTGGTGGTCCTGCTCGCCGGGGTCCTGCGGCCCGTCGCGGCTGAGGCGCAGGGGGGCGGCGAGCGGTGA
- a CDS encoding DedA family protein — translation MDKIALAAGALYVIVLLRAGGTFAVGWLAGAGARRGRFAARTSSAKFRRAERAIQRWGAPVVAVSFLTVGFQTAANFLAGSMRMPLSRYLPALFAGGAAWALIYATAGFGFLKALGRLFAERTAYGVSAVAVLLLVVGVVVYRRRRAVAVPSPGDAASGES, via the coding sequence GTGGATAAGATCGCGCTCGCGGCCGGGGCCCTGTACGTCATCGTCCTGCTGCGCGCCGGAGGGACGTTCGCCGTCGGGTGGCTCGCCGGAGCCGGTGCCCGGCGCGGCAGGTTCGCCGCGCGGACCTCCTCGGCGAAGTTCCGGCGTGCCGAGCGGGCGATCCAGCGGTGGGGCGCGCCGGTGGTGGCCGTCTCCTTCCTGACGGTCGGGTTCCAGACCGCCGCCAACTTCCTCGCGGGCAGCATGCGCATGCCCCTGTCGCGCTACCTCCCGGCCCTGTTCGCGGGCGGAGCCGCCTGGGCGCTGATCTACGCGACCGCCGGATTCGGTTTCCTCAAGGCGCTGGGGCGTCTCTTCGCCGAGCGGACGGCCTACGGAGTGTCCGCCGTGGCCGTCCTCCTGCTCGTGGTCGGCGTGGTGGTGTACCGCAGGCGACGCGCGGTGGCCGTCCCGTCCCCCGGCGACGCCGCCTCCGGCGAGTCGTAA
- a CDS encoding SpoIIE family protein phosphatase, which produces MAPIPLQRDPVQRSRALRAGGAHGPRLASRTSLPGIPLAPSAARRFVRAALAEWTGLGVPAAVGFSDRLADDAVTVTNELVTNAVVHAGTTVDLVLRLEEEGGDEPAAALLLEVTDHHPARPVGGDEPESGPEPDAAAAGELPDPAEYGRGLHLVATLADSWGITYRTGLKTVWARLPVDDWSAPPAPPDGEALRRGLRAAEILAPAPRRTERDDAVWDSRGAPAFLAEASDLLAGQLDEDLVAAIAGQLLVPRLADWCAIWLETEGGGPAAEPRLARVWHSDETGVEPLRDALERAPLTLPAGAGSGPVAVPWPVHPADRPDGSAGPAEQPGRPASPAEQPGMPASPAEQPGRPASPADRPDGSAGPAEQPGRPASAAVRSGVPASPAEQPGRPASPADQPGRHGEPDQHGEPDQQREADQHEGPDQYERTGEAVPPYSGGRDGAALAFRITAGGRMLGTVLVGREGVAQVPEAVSSLIEDFVRRLGLAVGAARAYTRQATISRILQRGLLPSKVADIPGVTSALVYEPSGDGVVGGDFYDIFPCPGDRWCFVLGDVQGSGPEAAVVTGLARPWLRLLSREGFGAGEVLDRLNRLLLDDAMEAAEAAALMVAAAGGQQLHDGTQSRFLSLLYGEVVPLPDGGVRCTVASAGHPLPLLLRPDGSVHPAAEPQVLLGVVEDVAYESQVFDLAPGDTLLCVTDGVTERRSGPLMFDDGDGLARVLAGCAGLPAEATAEKIRRAVHEFAEQPPDDDVALLVLHAD; this is translated from the coding sequence GTGGCGCCCATCCCCTTGCAGCGGGACCCCGTGCAGCGTTCCCGCGCCCTCCGTGCCGGGGGCGCGCACGGCCCACGCCTGGCCAGCCGCACCAGCCTGCCCGGGATACCGCTCGCCCCGTCCGCCGCCCGGCGGTTCGTGCGGGCCGCGCTCGCGGAGTGGACCGGGCTCGGGGTGCCCGCCGCCGTGGGCTTCAGCGACCGGTTGGCCGACGATGCCGTGACCGTCACCAATGAGCTGGTCACCAATGCCGTCGTGCACGCCGGCACCACCGTCGACCTGGTCCTCAGGCTGGAGGAGGAGGGCGGCGACGAACCGGCCGCCGCCCTCCTCCTGGAGGTCACCGACCACCACCCGGCCCGCCCGGTCGGCGGCGACGAGCCGGAGTCCGGGCCGGAACCGGACGCGGCGGCCGCGGGGGAGCTCCCGGACCCCGCCGAGTACGGCCGGGGGCTTCACCTCGTCGCGACCCTCGCCGACTCCTGGGGCATCACCTACCGCACCGGCCTCAAGACCGTCTGGGCCCGCCTCCCCGTCGACGACTGGAGCGCCCCGCCCGCCCCGCCCGATGGGGAGGCGCTGCGGCGCGGCCTGCGTGCCGCCGAGATCCTCGCCCCCGCACCCCGGCGCACCGAGCGCGACGACGCGGTCTGGGACAGCCGGGGCGCCCCCGCCTTTCTCGCCGAGGCCTCCGACCTCCTCGCCGGGCAGCTCGACGAGGACCTGGTGGCCGCCATAGCGGGCCAGCTGCTGGTGCCCCGGCTCGCGGACTGGTGCGCGATCTGGCTGGAGACCGAGGGCGGGGGACCGGCCGCCGAACCCCGGCTCGCCCGGGTCTGGCACAGCGACGAGACCGGCGTCGAGCCCCTGCGCGACGCCCTGGAGCGGGCCCCGCTCACCCTTCCCGCCGGGGCGGGCTCCGGCCCCGTCGCCGTGCCCTGGCCCGTGCACCCCGCTGACCGGCCGGACGGGTCTGCCGGCCCCGCCGAACAGCCCGGTCGGCCCGCGAGCCCCGCCGAACAGCCCGGTATGCCCGCGAGCCCCGCCGAACAGCCCGGTCGGCCCGCGAGCCCCGCTGACCGGCCGGACGGGTCTGCAGGCCCCGCCGAACAGCCCGGTCGGCCCGCGAGCGCAGCTGTTCGGTCCGGTGTGCCCGCGAGCCCCGCCGAACAGCCCGGTCGGCCCGCGAGCCCCGCTGATCAGCCCGGCCGGCACGGGGAGCCCGACCAGCACGGAGAGCCCGATCAGCAGAGGGAGGCCGACCAGCACGAGGGGCCCGACCAGTACGAGCGGACCGGGGAGGCCGTGCCCCCGTATTCCGGGGGCCGGGACGGGGCCGCGCTCGCCTTCCGCATCACCGCCGGGGGCCGGATGCTCGGCACCGTTCTCGTCGGGCGCGAGGGCGTCGCCCAGGTGCCCGAGGCCGTCTCCTCGCTGATCGAGGACTTCGTCCGCCGCCTCGGCCTCGCCGTCGGCGCCGCCCGCGCCTACACCCGGCAGGCCACCATCAGCCGGATCCTCCAGCGCGGCCTGCTCCCCAGCAAGGTCGCGGACATCCCCGGCGTCACCAGCGCCCTCGTCTACGAACCGAGCGGCGACGGTGTGGTCGGCGGCGACTTCTACGACATCTTCCCGTGCCCCGGTGACCGCTGGTGCTTCGTCCTCGGCGACGTCCAGGGCTCGGGCCCCGAGGCCGCCGTCGTCACCGGACTCGCCCGCCCCTGGCTCCGGCTGCTCTCCCGGGAGGGCTTCGGCGCCGGGGAGGTCCTGGACCGGTTGAACCGCCTGCTCCTCGACGACGCCATGGAGGCCGCCGAGGCTGCCGCCCTGATGGTCGCCGCCGCCGGGGGCCAGCAGCTCCACGACGGCACCCAGTCGCGGTTCCTCTCCCTGTTGTACGGGGAGGTCGTGCCGCTCCCCGACGGCGGGGTCCGCTGCACGGTGGCCAGCGCCGGGCACCCGCTGCCGCTGCTCCTGCGCCCCGACGGCTCCGTACACCCGGCCGCCGAGCCCCAGGTGCTGCTCGGGGTCGTCGAGGACGTGGCGTACGAGAGCCAGGTCTTCGACCTCGCGCCCGGGGACACGCTGCTCTGCGTCACCGACGGGGTGACCGAGCGGCGGTCGGGCCCGCTGATGTTCGACGACGGGGACGGGCTGGCCCGGGTGCTGGCCGGATGCGCCGGGCTGCCCGCCGAGGCCACCGCCGAGAAGATCCGGCGCGCGGTCCACGAGTTCGCCGAGCAGCCCCCGGACGACGACGTGGCCCTGCTGGTCCTGCACGCGGACTGA